The Bacteroidales bacterium genome has a window encoding:
- a CDS encoding DUF6263 family protein, whose translation MKSNAFPVRILIVVSLITLALCSAAITKKDSLLLTYNLRAGQEYKLAYLMKNLIQTETVGYNISLDQNMDTYYTTTVEEDSLSRYTLATRIDRIKGTQKMMGSESTFDSESTDEPADPMGKEVKKAMDGLIGKVILMSIDRRGQVLQSNYVETLSQGSSGGMFMFDNSQTWYPVFSSKSVLPGSSWEERMTIGSQGFTFDCITTYTLESVNKKRAFLKVTSIYEPVEGAKLSSMKGTAAGTVQIDRKTGYPLESVTKQHIEMVLEEQGMRVSIKIDSDVTMKTLY comes from the coding sequence ATGAAAAGTAATGCATTTCCCGTACGAATTCTAATCGTGGTGTCGCTGATTACCCTTGCACTTTGCTCTGCAGCCATCACGAAAAAGGACAGCCTGTTACTGACCTATAACCTCCGTGCCGGCCAGGAATACAAGTTGGCATATCTCATGAAAAATCTGATCCAGACCGAGACCGTAGGGTATAATATCAGTCTTGACCAAAACATGGACACCTATTATACGACCACGGTGGAAGAGGATTCATTGTCGCGTTACACACTGGCTACCCGGATCGACCGGATAAAAGGCACCCAGAAAATGATGGGTTCGGAATCCACCTTCGACAGCGAGAGCACTGACGAACCCGCGGATCCGATGGGAAAAGAGGTCAAGAAAGCAATGGATGGCCTGATCGGTAAAGTGATACTAATGAGCATTGATAGACGAGGTCAGGTGCTTCAATCCAATTATGTTGAAACGCTCAGCCAGGGTTCTTCAGGGGGAATGTTCATGTTCGATAACAGCCAGACCTGGTATCCGGTGTTCAGCTCAAAGAGCGTTTTGCCGGGAAGTTCCTGGGAAGAGCGGATGACCATCGGAAGTCAGGGATTTACCTTTGATTGCATCACGACCTATACGCTGGAGTCTGTCAATAAAAAAAGAGCTTTTTTGAAAGTTACCTCCATATATGAACCTGTCGAAGGCGCCAAGCTCAGCTCGATGAAAGGGACCGCCGCCGGTACCGTGCAAATTGACCGGAAAACGGGTTACCCCCTGGAATCAGTGACCAAGCAGCACATTGAAATGGTTCTTGAAGAACAGGGAATGCGGGTTTCAATCAAGATTGATTCGGATGTGACCATGAAAACCCTCTACTGA
- a CDS encoding YegP family protein: protein MAKFEIYQSGAKNEYRFRLVASNGQNILSSEGYSSKAGCMNGIDSVRKNASNTKAFEKSVTPNGAFRFNLKAPNGQVIGTSQNYKSESGRDNGIQSVMKNAGEAKIIE, encoded by the coding sequence ATGGCAAAATTTGAAATTTATCAAAGCGGCGCTAAGAATGAATACCGGTTCAGGCTGGTAGCTTCCAATGGACAAAATATCCTCAGCAGTGAAGGATACAGCTCGAAAGCAGGATGCATGAACGGAATCGACTCCGTAAGAAAAAATGCATCGAATACAAAGGCTTTTGAAAAATCGGTCACCCCCAACGGAGCATTCCGCTTCAACCTGAAAGCACCGAATGGACAGGTCATCGGCACAAGTCAGAATTATAAATCCGAAAGCGGCCGTGATAATGGAATCCAGTCGGTCATGAAAAACGCCGGCGAGGCAAAGATCATCGAATAA
- a CDS encoding alpha/beta hydrolase, with the protein MKIRFPGCKVSYVFLISIFLFLLTSSCEQGDVRRDENDSIMGEALSSDKVKIDYRVNGDKKDTTLIFIHQWLCNQTYWQNQISYFSGNYRVVTLDLAGHGRSGNDRNDYSMDLFADDVIAVMKDIKARKVYLIGHSFGASVAVKVALKVPDRVLGILAVDAFQNLTQDYPENEIENKFKPYRSDFQTTVKKHASLLFGDHPDTLLVQRVINDWASADPDMAIAVMTEYLRFKPSEWTKNLTVPVFALNASKFPANALGNQKMLKSYKMYSLPRVGHFPQLENPGYFNEVVKTILREQSQKPSPR; encoded by the coding sequence ATGAAAATCCGATTTCCTGGATGTAAGGTCAGCTATGTTTTTCTGATCTCCATCTTTTTATTCCTTCTGACATCCTCCTGCGAACAAGGGGATGTCAGGAGGGATGAGAATGATTCCATTATGGGAGAGGCCCTGTCAAGTGATAAGGTAAAAATCGATTATCGCGTCAACGGAGATAAAAAGGATACGACCCTGATCTTCATCCACCAATGGCTTTGTAACCAGACCTATTGGCAGAACCAGATCTCTTACTTCAGTGGCAATTACCGTGTGGTCACCCTGGACCTTGCAGGCCACGGAAGATCCGGGAACGACCGGAACGATTATTCAATGGACCTGTTTGCCGATGATGTCATTGCTGTGATGAAGGATATCAAAGCCAGAAAAGTTTATCTGATCGGTCATTCCTTTGGCGCCTCTGTTGCTGTGAAAGTCGCCCTGAAGGTACCCGACAGGGTGTTGGGCATCCTGGCGGTGGATGCGTTTCAAAACCTCACCCAGGATTACCCGGAAAACGAGATTGAAAATAAGTTTAAGCCTTACCGGTCGGATTTTCAAACGACGGTGAAAAAACACGCCAGTCTGTTGTTTGGAGATCATCCCGATACGCTGCTGGTACAACGGGTGATCAACGACTGGGCTTCTGCTGATCCGGATATGGCCATTGCGGTGATGACTGAATATTTGCGCTTTAAACCTTCGGAATGGACGAAAAATCTGACTGTTCCGGTCTTTGCACTGAATGCAAGCAAATTTCCGGCAAATGCCCTGGGCAATCAAAAGATGCTGAAAAGCTATAAAATGTACTCGTTGCCCCGGGTTGGCCATTTTCCCCAGCTGGAAAATCCGGGATATTTCAATGAAGTCGTAAAGACGATCTTGCGGGAACAATCCCAAAAACCTTCACCGAGGTAA
- a CDS encoding GH92 family glycosyl hydrolase produces MVLCWGLTGYQSHTKHTASQECSFTDEAGRTPYDYVDPFIGTGGEGHTYPGATVPFGAVQVSPDTEIKHFRQSFPWCAGYQYGDSTILGFSHTHFSGTGHSDLGDVLLMPTVGDLHLNAGSSSAPDSGYRSRFSHDQEMAEPGYYRVKLLDDDILAELTATERVGFHQYTFTEADTARIILDLTQSIYNYDGKVRWTSIRIENDSLVTGYRQTSGWAPDRYVFFAISFSRPFETYGIVRDDQMEYYGFGPRQAHLTNYPERGGRKIKAYFNFPDPAREQIRVKVSLSAVDIQGALNNMDAECPGWDFERVRQSAREKWDKELNRIIIDGSQENKTIFYTSVYHTMLAPVLYMDADRRYRGLDQQVHHADDFTNYTIYSLWDTYRAAHPLFTIIQPDRVADMIRSMLTHYDQSVHHLLPVWSFHGNETWCMIGYHAVSVIADAYQKNIRGFDAERAFEAMKASATYGPYDGLEHYMNYGFVPIDKENEGASKTLEYAYDDWAIAQMAQMMGKEKDHLLFMNRATAYRNVWDSNSGFMRARRSDGPFREPFDPYYAQYGGDYTEGNAWQYTWYVPHDPEGLIRLMGGNELFVRKLDSLFVLEVGREKYGQVEDIAGLIGQYAHGNEPSQHIAYLYVYAGMPWKTQERIHQVMQNLFDDTPYGVCGNEDCGQMSAWYVFSSLGFYPVCPGSGQYVIGAPSVNRADIHLENGKIFTVKAINRTEKNSYIQSISLNGKPYHRYYLEHSTLMNGGELEFTMGPEPVRQMISAEEIPYSMTQD; encoded by the coding sequence TTGGTTCTGTGTTGGGGGCTGACGGGTTATCAGAGCCATACAAAACACACGGCTTCGCAGGAATGCTCTTTCACGGATGAAGCCGGGCGGACACCGTATGATTACGTTGATCCTTTCATCGGAACAGGCGGCGAAGGGCACACTTATCCCGGTGCGACGGTCCCGTTCGGTGCAGTGCAGGTCAGTCCGGATACGGAAATCAAGCATTTCAGGCAGAGTTTCCCATGGTGCGCAGGATACCAGTATGGCGACAGTACGATATTGGGATTCAGTCATACACATTTTTCCGGTACGGGCCATTCCGACCTGGGAGACGTTCTTCTGATGCCCACCGTTGGTGACCTCCATTTGAACGCCGGCTCCTCCTCCGCTCCTGACTCAGGCTACAGGTCGCGGTTTTCGCACGATCAGGAAATGGCCGAGCCTGGTTATTATCGCGTAAAATTGCTGGACGATGATATCCTGGCTGAGCTGACAGCCACCGAACGAGTTGGGTTTCATCAATACACGTTTACAGAAGCTGACACCGCCAGGATCATACTGGATCTTACGCAAAGCATCTATAACTATGACGGCAAGGTCAGGTGGACTTCTATCCGAATTGAAAACGACTCCCTGGTGACGGGTTACCGGCAGACCAGCGGCTGGGCACCCGACCGCTATGTTTTTTTTGCGATCTCTTTTTCAAGGCCGTTTGAAACGTATGGAATCGTCAGGGACGATCAGATGGAGTATTACGGCTTCGGGCCTCGTCAGGCGCATCTCACGAATTACCCTGAACGAGGTGGCCGAAAGATAAAGGCATATTTCAATTTTCCGGATCCCGCCCGTGAACAGATCCGGGTGAAAGTGAGCCTTTCAGCCGTGGATATCCAGGGCGCCCTGAACAATATGGATGCAGAATGCCCGGGGTGGGATTTTGAACGGGTCCGACAGTCGGCCAGGGAAAAATGGGACAAAGAGCTGAACAGGATCATCATTGACGGATCACAGGAGAACAAAACGATCTTTTACACATCGGTCTACCATACCATGCTGGCTCCTGTGCTCTATATGGACGCCGACAGGCGGTACAGAGGGCTGGACCAGCAGGTTCACCATGCGGATGATTTCACGAATTACACGATCTATTCGCTATGGGATACCTACCGGGCCGCTCATCCGTTGTTCACCATCATCCAGCCTGACCGTGTCGCCGACATGATCCGTTCAATGCTGACACATTATGACCAGAGTGTTCACCATCTGCTGCCGGTGTGGTCCTTCCACGGCAATGAAACCTGGTGCATGATCGGTTATCATGCCGTTTCGGTCATTGCTGACGCCTATCAGAAAAACATCCGGGGATTTGATGCGGAACGTGCTTTTGAAGCGATGAAAGCAAGTGCAACCTACGGGCCCTATGACGGACTGGAACATTATATGAACTACGGATTTGTTCCGATTGACAAAGAGAACGAAGGAGCATCCAAAACGCTTGAATATGCTTACGATGACTGGGCCATCGCGCAGATGGCCCAGATGATGGGAAAGGAGAAGGACCATTTACTTTTCATGAACAGGGCAACGGCGTACAGGAATGTCTGGGACAGCAACAGCGGGTTTATGAGAGCAAGACGATCCGACGGCCCCTTCAGGGAACCTTTTGATCCGTACTATGCGCAATACGGGGGTGATTATACGGAAGGAAACGCCTGGCAATACACCTGGTATGTTCCTCACGATCCGGAAGGGCTGATCAGGTTGATGGGTGGAAATGAACTTTTTGTCAGAAAACTGGATTCACTGTTCGTTCTGGAGGTGGGCAGGGAGAAGTACGGGCAGGTTGAAGACATAGCAGGGCTGATCGGGCAGTATGCCCACGGGAACGAACCCAGTCAGCATATTGCCTACCTGTATGTGTATGCCGGAATGCCCTGGAAAACGCAGGAGCGTATCCATCAAGTAATGCAGAATCTGTTTGACGATACCCCCTACGGCGTCTGCGGAAATGAGGATTGCGGGCAAATGTCGGCCTGGTACGTTTTCAGCAGCCTGGGTTTCTATCCGGTCTGTCCGGGAAGCGGTCAGTACGTCATCGGAGCCCCGTCAGTGAACAGGGCTGACATCCATCTGGAAAACGGAAAAATATTCACGGTGAAAGCAATCAACCGAACGGAGAAAAATAGCTATATTCAGTCCATATCGCTGAATGGCAAACCGTATCACCGGTACTACCTGGAGCATTCCACTTTGATGAATGGCGGTGAGCTGGAATTCACGATGGGACCGGAACCCGTCAGGCAAATGATCAGCGCTGAAGAAATTCCTTATTCCATGACTCAGGATTGA
- a CDS encoding glycosyltransferase → MKDLPRGTNTANPQEALLHSHPPHILFLARWYPNRYDPMLGLFVRNHARIASSFASVSVVYVQPVSGELQKTVIEHFDDQGINTCCVYYPASAVQLPGLDSLWKGLLYLRANLQGIRSALQSAGKPSLLHAHVLTRAGVIALLLHWRYHIPFVITEHWSRYLPSVNTFRGTLRQWVTRFVVKRAAAVTTPTLNLQNAMQSFRLFNSNYSVLPNLVDTDRFIPAPYKMTNTDRKKQFVHVSCFEDRSKNILGLLRVIFSLSKKRNDFQCRLVGVGEDFEMLREQAQQCGFLNSHVVFTGLLEGDRLVKAINTADFMVISSHYENLPVVIGEAFSCGIPVLSTDVGGISEIITNENGYLVKARDDQSLSEGIEYMLDHFPDFDSRVIRDQARRLFSGEAVAQAMKSLYINVLYG, encoded by the coding sequence GTGAAAGATCTACCAAGGGGTACAAATACAGCCAATCCTCAGGAAGCATTGTTGCATTCACATCCTCCCCACATCCTGTTTCTGGCCCGATGGTACCCCAACCGGTATGATCCCATGCTGGGTTTGTTTGTCCGCAATCATGCACGGATAGCTTCCTCTTTCGCCAGTGTCAGCGTCGTTTATGTGCAACCGGTATCGGGAGAACTTCAAAAAACGGTCATTGAACATTTTGACGACCAGGGCATCAACACCTGCTGCGTCTATTATCCTGCATCTGCCGTTCAGTTACCCGGTCTCGACAGTCTGTGGAAAGGCTTGTTGTATCTGCGTGCAAACCTTCAAGGCATCCGTAGTGCGTTACAGTCTGCGGGTAAGCCATCCCTTTTGCACGCACACGTGCTCACCCGTGCGGGCGTCATCGCTCTCTTATTGCACTGGAGGTACCACATCCCGTTTGTCATCACCGAGCACTGGTCGCGCTATCTGCCATCCGTAAACACCTTCAGGGGAACGCTCCGGCAATGGGTGACCCGTTTTGTCGTCAAAAGAGCGGCCGCTGTTACAACCCCGACCCTGAACCTTCAGAACGCAATGCAAAGCTTCCGTCTGTTCAATTCCAATTATTCCGTGTTGCCGAACCTTGTTGATACCGACAGATTTATTCCGGCTCCGTATAAAATGACAAACACGGACCGGAAAAAACAGTTCGTGCACGTATCCTGCTTTGAAGACAGATCAAAAAACATATTGGGTCTGCTGCGTGTAATATTTTCATTATCAAAAAAAAGAAACGATTTTCAGTGCCGGCTGGTTGGAGTGGGGGAGGACTTTGAAATGCTCCGGGAACAGGCCCAGCAATGCGGATTCCTCAACAGCCATGTTGTTTTCACAGGCTTGCTGGAGGGAGATCGCCTGGTAAAGGCGATCAACACAGCGGATTTCATGGTTATTTCAAGCCACTACGAAAACCTCCCGGTCGTGATCGGGGAAGCATTTTCCTGCGGCATCCCCGTTTTATCGACCGATGTCGGTGGAATTTCAGAGATCATTACGAATGAAAACGGTTACCTCGTCAAGGCACGTGACGATCAAAGCCTTTCAGAAGGCATTGAGTATATGCTTGACCATTTTCCCGATTTTGATAGCAGGGTCATACGGGATCAGGCCAGGCGTCTCTTCAGCGGGGAAGCGGTTGCCCAGGCAATGAAGTCACTCTATATAAATGTTTTATATGGCTGA
- a CDS encoding tetratricopeptide repeat protein, with product MTLREVENLYKEIIRGLSQGSVKDALDDLLRMIVLTQQSEFRIQYEKNLDIYKNILKYTAEGIDDPDRSRIFDKMLSSVFELTDLVYQHLLTHRSGMQIYQIKKGLENKMDWMIDQATASLTNLNFETDLDELLRDINLTQADPAQRQEERSRILARIFELVWLTDRFDENEINLILAVRNSSQVAWYEKCLVVSALTLSLIRCFDQNKLESLIAFYEDGADQIAQRALVGLLFGLVAYDNRLRFYPSLRNRISFLKDREGFSADMQMVIIQILRSRETERITRKLQEEILPDVARLAPKLEDKLDLDNLINRDPTDEKNPDWEDFFKDTPDLYHKMEEFTHLQMEGSDVFWSAFAMLKHFDFFRQVHNWFLPFHTGDPAIRTLLDEGIGGKDPDRFFDGIARTAYLCNSDKYSFCLNIRFLPETQKTLLLNYFMEELNNLNEITDEDALLNKSTKDKFIFTQYIQDLYRFHKLHSLKNELTDIFTIPFDLHRAWFLSIMDESSSTLRNIAEFYFERDQFDQAREIYQELNSKGDNSYEIFEKTGYCFQRTNRYEEALEFYLKAELFDTNKIWLNKKIALCYRNLKNYDEALRYYQELLKMTPDNAGILASIGHCYLDKNEMDQALNYFYRIEFQNSDDISALRPIAWIFFIKGDFEAASEYYHRIIRKEPNKYDFMNLGHVEWCQGNKLAAIDYYKQSIHQKDNNLEQFLAGFNADQPYLLKNGINPGDLPLMLDYLKYALDSTQ from the coding sequence ATGACACTCCGGGAAGTGGAAAATCTTTATAAGGAAATCATCCGGGGCCTGTCGCAAGGCTCTGTAAAAGATGCCCTGGATGATTTGCTGCGAATGATTGTTTTGACTCAGCAGTCAGAGTTCCGGATCCAATATGAAAAAAATCTGGACATCTACAAGAACATTCTTAAATACACGGCAGAGGGCATCGACGATCCGGACCGGTCCAGGATTTTCGACAAAATGCTTTCTTCGGTCTTTGAGCTTACGGATCTGGTTTACCAGCATTTGCTTACCCACAGGTCAGGGATGCAGATTTATCAGATCAAAAAGGGACTGGAGAATAAAATGGACTGGATGATCGATCAGGCAACAGCTTCTCTGACGAACCTCAATTTTGAAACGGATCTGGACGAGCTTTTAAGGGACATCAACCTGACGCAGGCTGATCCTGCTCAACGACAGGAAGAAAGAAGCAGGATCCTGGCCAGGATCTTTGAACTGGTCTGGCTTACCGATCGTTTTGACGAAAACGAGATCAATCTTATCCTGGCGGTCCGGAATTCAAGCCAGGTTGCGTGGTACGAAAAATGCCTGGTTGTCAGTGCACTGACCTTAAGCCTGATCCGGTGTTTCGACCAGAACAAACTGGAGTCGCTGATTGCATTCTATGAGGACGGTGCCGATCAGATTGCACAAAGGGCACTGGTGGGATTGTTGTTCGGACTTGTGGCGTACGATAACAGGCTGAGATTTTATCCGTCATTGCGTAACCGCATTTCCTTTCTAAAGGACAGGGAAGGATTCTCAGCTGATATGCAGATGGTGATCATCCAGATCCTGCGCTCCAGGGAAACGGAACGCATCACCCGAAAGTTGCAGGAAGAGATCTTGCCTGACGTAGCCAGGCTGGCACCCAAACTGGAAGACAAACTGGATCTTGATAATCTGATCAACAGGGATCCGACGGATGAGAAAAATCCGGACTGGGAAGACTTTTTTAAAGATACACCTGACCTGTATCATAAGATGGAGGAATTCACCCATCTTCAGATGGAAGGCTCCGATGTGTTCTGGAGCGCCTTTGCCATGTTGAAGCATTTTGATTTTTTCCGGCAGGTGCATAATTGGTTTCTCCCCTTCCATACCGGCGATCCAGCCATCCGGACTCTTTTGGATGAAGGCATCGGAGGCAAGGATCCTGATCGGTTTTTCGATGGCATTGCCCGGACCGCTTATCTGTGCAACTCAGATAAGTATTCATTTTGTTTGAACATCCGTTTTCTTCCGGAAACCCAGAAGACTCTGCTTTTGAATTATTTCATGGAGGAACTCAATAATCTGAACGAGATAACAGATGAGGATGCGTTGCTGAACAAATCGACAAAGGATAAATTCATCTTTACACAATACATCCAGGACCTTTACAGATTTCATAAATTACATTCCCTTAAAAACGAATTGACTGACATTTTCACCATTCCATTTGATTTGCACAGGGCGTGGTTTCTGTCCATAATGGACGAAAGCAGTTCCACCCTCAGGAACATTGCAGAGTTTTACTTTGAGCGGGATCAGTTTGACCAGGCCCGTGAAATTTACCAGGAGCTCAACAGCAAAGGAGACAACAGTTATGAAATTTTTGAAAAGACAGGATACTGCTTCCAGCGTACAAACCGGTATGAGGAGGCCCTGGAATTCTACCTGAAAGCCGAACTTTTCGACACCAACAAGATCTGGCTGAACAAAAAGATCGCACTCTGTTACCGTAATTTGAAGAACTACGACGAGGCATTGCGCTATTATCAGGAATTACTGAAGATGACGCCCGACAATGCAGGCATTCTTGCATCCATAGGTCATTGCTATCTTGATAAAAATGAAATGGATCAGGCGTTGAATTATTTCTACAGGATTGAGTTTCAAAATTCAGATGACATCAGTGCCCTGCGGCCTATCGCGTGGATCTTTTTCATAAAAGGTGATTTTGAAGCTGCCTCGGAATACTATCACCGGATCATCCGCAAAGAGCCCAATAAGTATGACTTCATGAACCTTGGCCATGTGGAGTGGTGCCAGGGCAACAAGCTTGCTGCCATCGATTATTACAAGCAAAGCATCCACCAGAAAGACAATAATCTGGAACAGTTTCTTGCCGGATTCAATGCTGACCAGCCATATCTTTTGAAGAACGGAATCAATCCCGGTGACCTGCCTCTGATGCTTGACTATCTTAAATATGCGCTTGATTCAACCCAATAG
- a CDS encoding T9SS type A sorting domain-containing protein, translating to MKIRNLLFHLVAIAGGVGLILGTTSWIAGLHDWGEGDEKDGGSVHSASAYLLSLRGNQVTGTVEMKDVLQAREQVAERTGNPARGLNMQWSELGPDNYGGRTRALLIDNRDATGKTVYAASVSGGIWKTVNGGQTWARVNGFEENPNVVCMVQASNGDVYAGTGEFFIAPDDKIARYSGFIGRGIFHCTDGDNFTVIPSTVPVLSEGTSSLWAYVNRLAIDPGSGRIYAATNGGLVYTDNGFSTFTFAQTSGGDVIDTIATDVDVAANGLIVASVASHCYVSASGSPSGFVDQSTRYYKTPDTIVNENKLPRDKIARLELTIAPSNSDVIYAMTASSTDAVNQLEFGELEGIYLSEDKGESWMTIGPGGSNSFNVFGDGSDYYGFYNNTLAVHPTDPFVVLAGGIDMWRGEKVNEAGYYNWIKLSSSAQGAFTYIHSSHHIYVYNATNPNICYIGSDGGIFLTDDGFSSFRNVNRQYNTCEFYSVAFDRKGYPIGGTQGNGIVYLNQEGNTPETGAQMGWSGLAMNGGHQEISMIMPNCFILSGEALNLYRSDDYGRNFSPVFIPAGITNPNAYLTPFALWESFNNQNSRDSVSFIADKNYNAGDTLIVTSANNDVPFSYVTPDPLSTGQELMVKDIVSARFFLPVQGAVHMSTDVLDFTKEPAYFKIATIEGIPLCMAYSTDANYVYVGTDGGKVYRIANLALAYNTQTADISSSSCIVSTTVVASFTNRSVTSVAVDPNNAEHVVITLGNYGNTDYVFRTTNALDSLPSFASIQGNLPRMPVYASLIELNSSERIILGTEFGIWSTDNANANTQWSNENEGMGNVPVFMLRQQCIGQYPIANFGVIYAATHGRGLFQSVDFVGIDEFDDAEPVISGSLTVYPNPASNEIRISYVLIKPAAVTLEIYDLNGHKVMTVQPSKQVSAGTHLLPASVNSLQPGTYILILKSEGQVKTSKVIIMR from the coding sequence ATGAAAATTAGAAATTTACTTTTTCATCTGGTTGCCATCGCTGGCGGTGTTGGACTCATTTTGGGGACAACTTCGTGGATTGCAGGTTTACATGACTGGGGAGAAGGTGATGAAAAGGATGGAGGGAGTGTTCATTCTGCATCGGCTTATCTTTTATCGCTCAGAGGTAATCAGGTGACCGGGACCGTTGAAATGAAAGATGTTTTACAGGCCCGGGAGCAGGTGGCAGAACGGACAGGAAATCCAGCGCGGGGGTTGAACATGCAATGGTCCGAGCTGGGACCGGACAACTATGGTGGCAGGACCCGTGCTTTGCTGATCGATAACCGGGATGCCACGGGTAAAACGGTTTACGCGGCCAGTGTCAGCGGCGGTATCTGGAAAACAGTCAACGGCGGGCAAACCTGGGCCAGGGTAAATGGTTTTGAGGAAAATCCAAATGTGGTTTGTATGGTGCAGGCCTCCAACGGCGATGTCTATGCCGGAACCGGTGAATTTTTCATTGCTCCTGACGACAAAATTGCCAGATACAGTGGATTCATAGGCCGTGGAATTTTTCATTGCACGGATGGAGACAACTTTACCGTTATCCCCTCAACCGTTCCCGTTCTTTCTGAAGGAACATCCTCCCTGTGGGCCTATGTCAACCGGCTGGCCATTGATCCCGGCTCAGGAAGGATCTATGCTGCGACGAACGGTGGACTGGTGTATACGGATAATGGATTTTCGACCTTTACCTTCGCTCAAACCAGCGGGGGAGACGTCATCGACACCATTGCCACGGATGTGGATGTTGCCGCCAATGGACTGATCGTTGCCTCTGTGGCCTCTCATTGCTACGTTTCAGCGTCCGGGAGCCCTTCCGGTTTCGTTGACCAGTCAACACGGTACTATAAGACACCTGATACGATCGTCAACGAAAACAAACTGCCCAGGGATAAGATTGCACGCCTTGAACTGACCATTGCACCTTCCAACAGCGATGTCATCTATGCAATGACAGCTTCATCAACAGATGCCGTCAACCAGCTGGAATTTGGAGAACTTGAGGGGATCTACCTTTCAGAAGACAAGGGTGAAAGCTGGATGACCATCGGCCCCGGTGGAAGTAATTCATTCAATGTGTTTGGAGACGGTTCGGATTACTACGGATTCTATAATAACACCCTGGCGGTTCATCCCACCGATCCCTTTGTTGTCCTGGCTGGTGGCATTGATATGTGGAGAGGTGAAAAAGTGAATGAAGCAGGATATTATAACTGGATTAAGCTTTCTTCGAGCGCTCAGGGAGCCTTTACGTACATCCATTCCAGCCATCATATTTATGTTTACAATGCTACCAATCCCAATATATGTTACATTGGTTCCGATGGCGGAATATTCCTTACCGATGATGGTTTTTCATCGTTCCGTAACGTCAACCGCCAATACAATACCTGCGAGTTTTACTCGGTTGCATTCGATCGTAAAGGTTATCCCATCGGGGGCACACAGGGAAACGGGATCGTTTACCTGAACCAGGAAGGAAACACTCCTGAAACCGGTGCACAGATGGGTTGGTCCGGTCTTGCCATGAACGGTGGCCACCAGGAGATCTCGATGATCATGCCCAACTGTTTCATCCTTTCAGGAGAAGCGCTTAACCTTTACCGTTCCGACGATTATGGAAGGAACTTTTCCCCTGTATTCATACCTGCCGGCATCACCAATCCAAACGCATACCTGACGCCCTTTGCCCTGTGGGAGAGCTTCAACAATCAAAACAGCAGGGATTCGGTATCGTTCATTGCGGATAAAAATTACAACGCGGGTGACACACTGATTGTAACCAGCGCAAACAACGATGTTCCCTTCTCCTATGTCACCCCGGACCCGCTATCAACAGGACAGGAACTTATGGTGAAGGATATCGTATCGGCACGTTTCTTCCTTCCGGTCCAGGGTGCGGTTCACATGTCAACGGATGTGCTCGATTTCACCAAAGAACCTGCCTATTTCAAGATAGCAACGATCGAGGGCATTCCACTTTGCATGGCCTACTCAACCGATGCCAATTATGTGTACGTGGGGACCGATGGAGGAAAAGTATACAGGATTGCCAACCTGGCCCTGGCCTACAATACGCAAACAGCTGACATATCAAGCAGTTCCTGTATCGTTTCCACCACAGTCGTTGCCAGTTTCACAAACCGGTCGGTCACCTCCGTCGCAGTTGATCCAAATAATGCCGAACATGTGGTTATCACGCTCGGTAATTATGGCAATACAGATTATGTGTTCCGCACGACCAATGCCCTGGACTCTCTTCCATCATTTGCGTCCATACAGGGTAATCTGCCCAGAATGCCCGTTTATGCCTCCTTGATCGAACTGAACAGCTCTGAGCGGATCATTCTGGGAACTGAATTTGGTATCTGGTCAACCGATAACGCCAATGCAAATACACAATGGAGCAATGAAAACGAAGGAATGGGGAACGTGCCTGTTTTTATGCTCAGACAGCAATGTATAGGTCAATACCCCATCGCCAACTTTGGAGTCATTTACGCAGCCACTCACGGTCGGGGATTATTTCAATCGGTCGATTTTGTGGGCATC